From Oxyura jamaicensis isolate SHBP4307 breed ruddy duck chromosome 19, BPBGC_Ojam_1.0, whole genome shotgun sequence, the proteins below share one genomic window:
- the TRARG1 gene encoding trafficking regulator of GLUT4 1 isoform X1 produces MASGTAAPPGSGTGSGSGSGSGSGSALPSRFQETEKLLAATEGLRGSKSFTAALAGEAERNGHGLGYKSVSVGHLDAAPLSPSRLSLGRASSTGTSTAPPEQGRPRDYLVLAIFSCFCPVWPINVVALVFSIMSRNSGQQGDMDGARRLGRMARLLSIVSIVLGTIIIVLYVSLSIRASQQKLVTA; encoded by the exons atGGCGAGCGGCACCGCCGCGCCCCCGGGCTCGGGCACGGGCTCGGGCTCGGGTTCGGGTTCGGGCTCGGGCTCGGCTCTGCCCTCCCGGTTCCAGGAGACCGAGAAGCTGCTGGCGGCCACCGAAGGGTTACGAGGCTCCAAATCCTTCACGGCGGCTCTGGCCGGCGAGGCGGAGCGCAACGGGCACGGGCTCGGCTACAAGTCGGTGTCCGTCGGGCACCTGGACGCGGCCCCGCTGTCGCCGTCGCGGCTCAGCCTGGGCAGAGCCTCCTCCACCGGCACCAGCACGGCTCCGCCCGAGCAGGGCCGCCCCCGGGACTACCTGGTGCTCGCCATCTTCTCCTGCTTCTGCCCCGTGTGGCCCATCAACGTGGTGGCCCTCGTCTTCTCCATCATG TCGAGGAACAGCGGGCAGCAGGGGGACATGGACGGAGCGCGGCGCCTCGGCCGCATGGCCCGCCTGCTCAGCATCGTCTCCATCGTCCTGGGGACCATCATCATCGTGCTCTACGTTTCACTCAGCATCAGAG CCTCGCAACAAAAACTTGTCACAGCGTAG
- the TRARG1 gene encoding trafficking regulator of GLUT4 1 isoform X2: MASGTAAPPGSGTGSGSGSGSGSGSALPSRFQETEKLLAATEGLRGSKSFTAALAGEAERNGHGLGYKSVSVGHLDAAPLSPSRLSLGRASSTGTSTAPPEQGRPRDYLVLAIFSCFCPVWPINVVALVFSIMSRNSGQQGDMDGARRLGRMARLLSIVSIVLGTIIIVLYVSLSIRVS; encoded by the exons atGGCGAGCGGCACCGCCGCGCCCCCGGGCTCGGGCACGGGCTCGGGCTCGGGTTCGGGTTCGGGCTCGGGCTCGGCTCTGCCCTCCCGGTTCCAGGAGACCGAGAAGCTGCTGGCGGCCACCGAAGGGTTACGAGGCTCCAAATCCTTCACGGCGGCTCTGGCCGGCGAGGCGGAGCGCAACGGGCACGGGCTCGGCTACAAGTCGGTGTCCGTCGGGCACCTGGACGCGGCCCCGCTGTCGCCGTCGCGGCTCAGCCTGGGCAGAGCCTCCTCCACCGGCACCAGCACGGCTCCGCCCGAGCAGGGCCGCCCCCGGGACTACCTGGTGCTCGCCATCTTCTCCTGCTTCTGCCCCGTGTGGCCCATCAACGTGGTGGCCCTCGTCTTCTCCATCATG TCGAGGAACAGCGGGCAGCAGGGGGACATGGACGGAGCGCGGCGCCTCGGCCGCATGGCCCGCCTGCTCAGCATCGTCTCCATCGTCCTGGGGACCATCATCATCGTGCTCTACGTTTCACTCAGCATCAGAG tttcctAG
- the BHLHA9 gene encoding class A basic helix-loop-helix protein 9: MEPRDEHSAGVFRGGCMTPEECLPASREAGPQQHLAPSPQATAMSRAAVGSGVVPRGSPDGLEGELDTGAAPQVCRGQDLWDPKGREAAAHLGEAEEMKVRKRSRPARSKARRMAANVRERKRILDYNQAFNALRLALKHDLSGKRLSKIATLRRAISRIAALSLSLHGAARCWPCAHSECRGQGARDGHHRLPGATGYGGYSPESQLQHHENPKEDRLAASPAFYPVGSHQLGHRSSCQQKYVGSLRAPPAAPLPWQLGGLQSSGYQRLPIH; this comes from the coding sequence ATGGAGCCACGTGATGAGCACAGCGCTGGGGTTTTTAGGGGAGGCTGCATGACCCCGGAGGAGTGTCTGCCAGCCTCACGGGAGGCAGGACCACAGCAGCACCTGGCCCCGTCCCCACAAGCCACAGCCATGTCCCGAGCAGCCGTGGGGAGCGGTGTGGTGCCACGGGGATCCCCCGATGGCTTGGAAGGGGAGCTGGACACGGGGGCTGCGCCCCAGGTGTGCCGGGGGCAGGACCTGTGGGACCCCAAGGGGAGGGAAGCAGCCGCCCACCTGGGGGAGGCTGAAGAGATgaaggtgaggaagaggagccgGCCAGCGCGCTCCAAAGCCAGGAGGATGGCCGCCAACGTCCGAGAGCGCAAGAGGATCCTGGACTACAACCAAGCCTTCAACGCCCTGCGGCTGGCCCTCAAGCACGACCTCAGCGGCAAGAGGCTCTCCAAAATCGCCACCCTCCGGCGAGCCATCAGCCGGATCGCGgctctgtccctgtccctgcacgGCGCCGCGCGCTGCTGGCCCTGCGCCCACTCCGAGTGCCGCGGGCAGGGCGCGAGGGACGGCCACCACCGGCTCCCCGGTGCCACAGGCTATGGGGGATATTCCCCCgagagccagctccagcaccacgAGAACCCGAAAGAGGATCGCCTGGCAGCCAGCCCTGCGTTTTATCCCGTTGGGAGCCACCAGCTCGGGCACCggagcagctgccagcagaaatACGTGGGCAGCCTGAGAGCCCCCCCGGCGGCACCGCTCCCCTggcagctgggggggctccAGAGCTCAGGCTACCAGCGCCTCCCCATCCACTGA